The following are encoded in a window of Sutcliffiella horikoshii genomic DNA:
- a CDS encoding ABC transporter substrate-binding protein: MKKFKLLSIILALMASLALAGCSSEGSSGDKDGKTTISFIHWRGEDVEVFNELIAKFEEENPEIKVDMTAYPSEQYQSTAQTLLRDGTTGDVFVSMPGSQFEIIQKAGFFEDLSGEEFVSNFNESLLEVGQSEGKQYALPYQLVFNQPIYNAGIFEELGLEPPTDWEGFLALCETLKENGYTPIAFPGADIGPGQFMNAMMMNNATDEEVFTKLVNGEVKLTDEWWVKTLSQFKELNDKEYFQDNALGTKHDGAIALVGQEKAAMLATGSYAMANIKSHKEDVKLNLLAPITVSESEAKYEGIHTTTFMLAVNSKSEKQEQAKAFIEFLSKPENASVYANKTGQHLTVNDVNYESEVLKDTVHWMDKNTRFQPRYLIPNADVEKAVVGSIQDVLSGTDPAEAAKKAQQIVDQNLN; this comes from the coding sequence GTGAAAAAGTTTAAATTGCTTTCGATCATTTTGGCATTAATGGCGTCACTTGCTTTAGCAGGATGTTCTTCTGAAGGATCATCTGGTGATAAGGATGGAAAAACTACCATCAGTTTTATTCACTGGCGTGGGGAAGATGTTGAAGTATTTAATGAACTGATAGCTAAGTTTGAAGAGGAAAATCCAGAAATTAAAGTCGATATGACGGCATACCCGTCGGAACAATACCAATCTACTGCACAAACTTTACTTCGAGATGGTACTACTGGTGATGTTTTTGTTTCCATGCCTGGTTCACAATTTGAAATCATTCAAAAAGCTGGGTTCTTTGAGGACCTGTCTGGCGAAGAGTTCGTCTCTAATTTTAATGAAAGTCTCTTAGAAGTCGGGCAAAGTGAAGGAAAACAATATGCATTACCATATCAACTTGTGTTTAACCAACCTATCTATAATGCAGGAATTTTTGAAGAGTTAGGATTAGAACCACCAACAGATTGGGAAGGGTTCTTGGCTCTATGTGAAACGCTTAAAGAAAATGGATACACACCTATTGCTTTCCCGGGTGCTGATATCGGTCCTGGTCAGTTTATGAACGCTATGATGATGAACAATGCGACAGATGAAGAAGTATTTACAAAACTCGTTAACGGAGAAGTTAAATTGACGGACGAGTGGTGGGTAAAAACGTTATCTCAATTTAAGGAATTAAACGATAAAGAATATTTCCAAGACAATGCTTTAGGAACAAAGCATGATGGAGCGATTGCTTTAGTGGGCCAAGAGAAAGCTGCTATGCTTGCTACAGGTTCGTATGCGATGGCAAATATTAAGAGCCATAAAGAAGACGTTAAATTGAATTTGTTGGCACCAATTACAGTTTCAGAGTCTGAAGCAAAATATGAAGGTATTCACACTACCACTTTCATGTTGGCAGTTAACAGTAAGTCCGAAAAACAGGAGCAAGCGAAAGCATTTATTGAGTTCTTGAGTAAACCGGAGAATGCCTCTGTGTATGCGAATAAGACTGGACAGCATTTGACAGTTAACGATGTAAACTATGAATCTGAAGTTCTAAAAGATACGGTACATTGGATGGATAAAAATACAAGATTCCAACCACGTTATTTAATTCCAAACGCTGATGTGGAAAAAGCCGTTGTTGGTTCGATCCAAGATGTACTAAGCGGTACCGATCCGGCAGAAGCGGCGAAAAAGGCACAACAAATTGTCGATCAAAATTTAAATTAA
- a CDS encoding carbohydrate ABC transporter permease: MKQSKWLYLFFVPGLIFYSIFFILPTISAVFYSFTDWDGLTTNFNFVGFENYTNLVTNDSIFIKSMTNNLKFMLFVVVFQTLFSLVFAVLLVKNTKTNIFLRALYFFPTILSSISVAFIWSYMYDPNLGIINNLFTSVGLEMLANNWLGDQNIAIYSIAFVQVWFHTGQMLIIFVAGLQAIPEDLYEVAKIEGASRWQTFSKVTWPLIAPAATIVVAYTTIQSFKAFDLIYAMTRGGPNYATEILATHIYTTAFRSFKFGYASAESVIFMLVIALITFLQFRVLRANRVEN; the protein is encoded by the coding sequence ATGAAACAGAGTAAGTGGCTTTATTTATTTTTTGTACCCGGTCTTATCTTCTATAGTATTTTCTTTATCCTCCCAACGATTAGTGCCGTATTTTACTCGTTCACAGATTGGGATGGACTTACTACTAATTTTAATTTTGTAGGATTCGAGAATTATACGAATTTAGTTACCAATGATTCTATTTTTATTAAATCAATGACAAACAACTTGAAATTCATGTTGTTTGTAGTCGTTTTTCAAACTTTGTTTTCATTGGTGTTTGCGGTTTTACTTGTTAAAAATACTAAAACAAATATTTTCCTTAGAGCTTTGTATTTCTTTCCGACCATTCTTTCCTCCATTTCAGTAGCTTTTATCTGGTCCTATATGTATGATCCTAACTTAGGAATCATCAATAACCTCTTTACTAGTGTAGGACTTGAAATGCTTGCGAACAATTGGCTCGGTGATCAAAACATTGCCATATACTCCATCGCTTTTGTACAAGTGTGGTTCCATACAGGGCAGATGTTAATTATTTTTGTTGCTGGTTTGCAAGCAATACCTGAGGATCTATACGAAGTGGCCAAAATTGAAGGAGCCAGCCGCTGGCAAACTTTCAGCAAGGTAACATGGCCGCTGATTGCTCCGGCTGCGACTATTGTGGTTGCTTATACAACCATCCAGTCTTTTAAAGCATTTGATCTGATATATGCCATGACAAGGGGTGGTCCGAACTATGCCACGGAGATTCTCGCAACCCATATATACACAACAGCATTCAGAAGCTTTAAATTTGGATATGCATCAGCGGAGTCCGTTATCTTTATGCTGGTCATAGCCCTTATTACATTCCTGCAATTCCGTGTACTACGGGCAAACAGAGTAGAAAATTAG
- a CDS encoding carbohydrate ABC transporter permease, whose product MKWTKKLLLFIYATLILVPVISIILATFKTTSEIYENILSLPSSFNFSNYFGIFQEQAMGTYFLNSVLVTLVSVVFTLFFASLVAFGITRLGGWIGGGIFVFFTIGMMVPAQVNMIPLYQLVYSLGLTNSLVGLMIVNLSVTLPVAVFILSGFMRSLPKSLFEACTIDGGNNWQMYYRIALPLSLPSLSATAIFLFVMHWNDLLYPLLFITKAEYKTLPLALLEFQGEYMTNYPMLFTGVIIASAPMILAYLFLQRYFVAGMTAGSVKG is encoded by the coding sequence ATGAAATGGACAAAAAAACTACTACTGTTCATCTATGCAACTCTTATTCTAGTGCCAGTGATATCTATCATACTAGCAACTTTTAAAACAACATCTGAAATTTATGAAAATATATTAAGTCTGCCATCTAGCTTCAACTTTAGTAACTACTTTGGAATCTTCCAAGAGCAGGCGATGGGCACCTATTTTTTAAACAGTGTACTGGTGACATTGGTATCGGTAGTTTTTACTTTGTTTTTTGCAAGTCTTGTGGCTTTTGGCATTACAAGGCTCGGAGGCTGGATCGGTGGCGGTATATTCGTGTTCTTTACCATTGGAATGATGGTGCCGGCTCAAGTTAACATGATACCTTTGTATCAATTAGTCTACAGTTTAGGTTTGACCAATTCATTAGTAGGTTTAATGATAGTCAATCTTTCCGTTACCCTGCCTGTAGCAGTTTTCATTCTTTCCGGATTCATGAGGTCCCTGCCTAAATCCTTGTTTGAAGCATGTACAATTGACGGAGGGAACAACTGGCAGATGTACTATCGAATTGCATTGCCGCTATCCCTGCCATCCTTGTCGGCTACCGCTATTTTTCTATTTGTGATGCATTGGAATGACCTTCTCTATCCACTTTTATTTATCACAAAAGCGGAATACAAAACCCTTCCTCTAGCACTATTAGAATTCCAGGGTGAATATATGACGAACTATCCCATGTTATTTACAGGAGTTATTATCGCTTCTGCTCCAATGATTCTCGCGTATCTTTTCCTTCAACGTTACTTTGTTGCCGGAATGACTGCGGGTTCGGTTAAGGGATAA
- a CDS encoding GntR family transcriptional regulator, producing the protein MKINHSSPVPLYHQIKDILVKRIVDKVWGPGDLIPTEQELMKEFDVSRTTIRQAITSMVHDGLLEKKQGKGTTVKYQKLVGSLGRLTGFAEEVMEKGLMPHSKLLRTEFRDDLFIEKAKLNLNDEDKILVIDRIRFVNDLPIALERTCWPEEIGEILLKHDLNNAKFYQILEENGVMLKKANEKISAVNATLHDADLLGISGGQALLEMTRLSYGINDKPIEYAKTKYRSDQYQYQVELTR; encoded by the coding sequence GTGAAAATAAATCATAGCAGTCCTGTGCCACTATATCACCAAATCAAAGATATATTGGTAAAAAGGATTGTGGATAAAGTGTGGGGACCTGGAGACTTGATTCCCACAGAACAGGAACTGATGAAAGAATTCGATGTGAGTAGAACAACTATTAGACAGGCGATTACATCGATGGTCCATGATGGACTTTTGGAGAAAAAGCAAGGAAAAGGAACGACAGTCAAGTATCAGAAGTTAGTTGGATCCCTTGGTCGTCTCACAGGCTTTGCTGAAGAAGTGATGGAAAAAGGCTTGATGCCTCATTCCAAGTTATTAAGAACCGAATTCAGGGATGACCTTTTTATTGAAAAAGCTAAACTCAACTTAAATGATGAGGATAAAATATTGGTAATTGACCGAATTCGCTTTGTGAACGATTTACCGATTGCGCTTGAACGTACGTGTTGGCCGGAGGAAATCGGTGAAATTTTATTAAAACATGATCTCAATAACGCTAAGTTTTATCAGATCCTAGAAGAAAACGGCGTTATGTTGAAAAAAGCAAACGAAAAAATATCAGCAGTCAATGCAACGCTTCATGACGCGGATCTTCTCGGTATAAGCGGTGGCCAAGCTTTACTGGAAATGACTCGTTTGAGCTATGGCATAAACGACAAGCCAATCGAATATGCCAAAACGAAATACCGCTCCGACCAATATCAATACCAAGTAGAACTAACAAGATAA